In Corynebacterium afermentans subsp. afermentans, a genomic segment contains:
- a CDS encoding DUF2200 family protein, whose product MDEQAKLERVYSYPFGDIYGNYLTKVERKGHSRDELDDVLGWFTGLAPGELKAAAESDKTLRDFFDAIALNANADLITGKVCGVRVEEVEQDLMRKIRQMDLLVDELARGKKITNIKRG is encoded by the coding sequence ATGGATGAGCAAGCGAAGTTGGAGCGGGTCTATAGCTACCCGTTCGGCGACATTTACGGCAACTACCTGACCAAAGTGGAGCGAAAGGGCCACAGCCGCGACGAGCTGGATGACGTGCTCGGCTGGTTCACCGGGCTCGCGCCAGGCGAGCTGAAGGCGGCGGCGGAGTCGGATAAGACGCTGCGTGACTTCTTCGACGCGATCGCGCTCAACGCGAACGCCGATTTGATCACAGGGAAGGTGTGCGGCGTGCGCGTCGAGGAGGTCGAGCAGGACCTCATGCGCAAGATCCGCCAGATGGACCTGCTTGTCGACGAGCTGGCCCGCGGCAAGAAGATCACCAACATTAAGCGCGGCTAG
- a CDS encoding TetR/AcrR family transcriptional regulator, with product MSLREGKKAATRRAISEAAAALLLEEGTAAATVARVSERAGVSPRTFHNYFADIDEALEEFLRKVFATIAEQIVALPEQLSAAEAIEAIIIDALEEDGLELYSASTLVLLSDRTRAESAAPPAEETMREIAQPMVASIRGRTPGATAFDAEVLLNAYGIAGATAVKTYLALPEPRAADDGRALVRRAFEVLRDMR from the coding sequence ATGAGCCTGCGCGAGGGGAAGAAGGCCGCGACTCGGCGCGCCATCTCGGAGGCGGCCGCGGCCCTGCTGCTCGAAGAGGGTACGGCCGCCGCCACCGTCGCGCGAGTCTCCGAGCGTGCGGGCGTGTCCCCGCGGACCTTCCACAATTATTTCGCAGACATCGACGAAGCGCTGGAAGAGTTCCTGCGCAAAGTGTTCGCTACCATCGCCGAGCAGATCGTGGCTCTGCCGGAGCAACTCTCGGCTGCCGAAGCCATTGAGGCGATCATCATCGACGCGCTCGAGGAGGACGGCCTCGAGCTCTACTCTGCATCCACTCTCGTGCTGCTGAGTGATCGCACCCGCGCGGAGTCCGCGGCGCCCCCTGCTGAGGAGACCATGCGCGAAATCGCACAGCCGATGGTCGCGAGTATCCGCGGGCGCACCCCCGGCGCGACAGCATTCGACGCCGAAGTGCTGCTCAACGCCTACGGCATCGCGGGCGCCACCGCGGTCAAGACATACTTGGCCCTGCCAGAGCCACGCGCAGCTGACGACGGCCGTGCTCTGGTCCGACGCGCATTCGAGGTGCTACGCGACATGCGCTAG